CGGCAAGCCTCGTGGGATCTTCCGGCTCACCGAGGCGAACTGGTTCGAGGTGATGGGGGAGAAGTCCACTCGCGACCTGTGGGGTGTCGGGCCGAAGGTGCACAAGCGCCTGGCTGCGCACGGGATCGGCACGGTGCGTGAGTTGGCCGACTCCGATGCCGAGGAGCTCATCCGCGAGTTCGGCCCGAAGATGGGCGTCTGGTATCACGGTCTAGGCTCCGGTCTCGGGCCCAGTGTCGTCGATGACACGCCCTGGGTTGCGCGCAGCCATAGCCGGGAGACGACCTACCAGCAGAACCTCACGACGCCGTCCGAGGTGGAAGCGGCTGTGCGGGAACTCGCCGGTCATGCCTTCGACGATTGTGCGGCTGAGGGGCGACCGGTCATCCGCGTGCATCTGAAGGTGCGATACGCCCCGTTCGAGACGAAGACGTTCGGACGCAAGCTCCCGGAGCCGGCGACGGATCGGGAGGCGGTTATGGCTGCCGCCGCGGCGCTTGCAGCCACGCTCGATGCCGATCGCGAGGTGAGACTGCTGGGTGTCAGGGCCGAGATGGCGATGCCTGAGACCGGCGACGCGGTTGAACGGACGCCGGTCCGAGGGCGGATCTGAGCGGACCCTTACGGGAACGACACTCCTGTCAGCTTCTCCGACACCTGCCACATCCGCTCTGCATCCTGTTCGCTGCGCAGACGCGAGTAGAGTTTCTGCTCGGCAGGGCCTCCACCGAGGTGGCCGATACCCCGCGGTCCGTACAGACGACCGGCGACGGCATCCGGAGAGGTCGATGCGTAGAGGGCGGGGAGCGCGGCCGTCTCCGGCGTGCCGGCGACGATCCCCCGTTTCGAGGCCCAGCGGATCACACGCACACCGAGGGTGTCCTCGGTGCGTCCGATCTCGTCGCGGGCCGAGAGCAGACTTGTGGGAGCGATGCCAGGATGCGACAGGTTGCTCGTGATGCCCCACCCGTGTGCCTGGCTGCGGCGTTCGAGTTCGAGTCCGAAGAGTCCGAAGGCGATCTTGGACTGACTGTACGCGCGCATGCCGTCGTACGAGCGCTCCCAGTTGACGTCGGCCCAGTTGATCGCGCCCTGGTTCGCGGCGATGCTGATCTGCGACGTCACGCGCGCTCGTCCGGCCCGCAGAAGCGGCAGAAGGTGGGAAGCGAGCGCGAAATGCCCGAGGTGATTGGTGCCGAACTGCAGTTCGAAGCCGTCACGCGTCGTCTGCCGCGTCGGCGGGGTCATGACACCGGCGTTGTTGATGAGCAGATGGACCGGGCGTCCGTCGCGCGCCATGTCTTCGCCGAAGCGTGCGACGGATTCGAGCGATGAGAGATCCAGCGGCAGGATCGTGATCTGCGCGTCGGGCGCCTTCTCGAGGATGCCGGTGACCGCTGCCTCCGCCTTGCGCGTGTTGCGCACCGGGAGGACGAGTTCGGCCCCGGCCAGTGCGAGGCGGGTGACGATCCGCAACCCGATGCCGTCGCTCCCGCCCGTGACGACCGCGCGGCTTCCGGCGAGTGGGGAGATGGTGATGTCGATGTTTCTGCGTGCCATGTGGAATGCTCCTTCGTCGTGCTTCCACTCTCAGTGGCACGCGGATCCGCATCCAGGACTCATCGATCAGTGGATGCGGAGTCGCATGAGTGTCAGGATCGTTGAAGATCAACGGAGGACATGCACGTGATAGACAGAGCCGGTCTGGCTGAGTTCCTGCGTCGACGTCGTGACGTGCTGCAGCCGGAGGACGTCGGTCTTCCGCGTGGACAGCGAAGACGCACCGACGGGCTACGAAGAGAGGAAGTGGCTGCGCTGTGCCATATGTCCTCCGATTACTACGCGCGGCTCGAACGGGGCACCGGACCGCTGCCGTCGGAGCAGATGATCGCCTCGATCGCGCAGGGCCTGCATCTCTCGACCGACGAACGCGACCACCTCTTCCGCCTCGCCGGCCATCGACCGCCGTCGCGTGGCGCGTCGAGCGATCACATCAGCCCCGGCATGCTGCGGATCTTCGACCGGCTGCAGGACACCCCTGCCGAGATCGTGACCGAGCTGGGTGAGACGCTGCGCCAGACGCCTCTCGGCGTCGCGCTCACCGGAGACCTGGCCCACCTGTCCGGGCCTCAGCGCAGCATCGGATTCCGGTGGTTCACCGACCCTCGGTCGCGGGAGCTCTACGATCCGGCCGAGCACGAGTTCCTCGCGCGCCTGTGGGCATCGGGTCTGCGCCAGGTCGCGTCGGTGCGCGGTCCCGAATCGCGCGCGGCGCATCTCGCAGGCCTCCTCCTCGAGAGCAGCGAAGAGTTCCGATCGGTCTGGGATCGGCAGGAGATCGGCGTGCGCCCCAAGGAGACGAAGCGCTTCATCCATCCGGAAGTGGGCCCGCTCGACCTCGCCTGCCAGAACCTGATCGATCCGGCGAGTTCCCACGCTCTGCTGGTCTACACGGCGTCCCCTGGGACGGACAGCTACGAGAAGCTGAGGCTGCTCGCAGTGCTGGCGCCGAGTTCCGTGCGCTGACGGAGAGATGTGCCCATTCGCCCATCGAGTGCGTCTGTGTAGCATCGACAGGAACCCGTGCCACTGTGCGCGGGTTCCGCGGAGGAGGAGGACGATGACGCTGCCCCAGCCCTCCGACGACGCCTGGGTCGATCCGCGCATTCCTGCGCCACCGGTCGCCGACGCGCCATCGATCGCCGTCGCCCCTCGTGACTCGCGCAACGGCCTGGTGCTGGCCCTCGCCATCGTGTGCGCGGTGCTTCTGATCACCACCATCGGCTTCGGTGGAGTCGCCGCATGGCTCTGGTTCGATCGATCGGCCGTCGCCGCGCCGCAGCCGCCCCCCACTCCCACGTCCACCTCGGCAACCGCCGCCGACGAGCCGCAGATCGTGCAGGGCATCGAGGTCTCCACGGTGTCCGACCTCGTATTCGGATCCTTCGCGATGTCGAAGATCACGCCGGATGACTACGTCGGCCTCTACGCGACCGTGACCAACGAGGATCCGGAGCGGGCCGCTGAGCTCTACTTCGACGTCACGGCCTATGCGGAAGATGGCAGCATCCTGGACCGAGGGCCGACGAGTGTGTACATCCTGCCCGGTCAGGTGTCGATGTTCCAGGGTGTGTTCTCCTCCGACATCACCGATGCGGTCTCGATAAGGGTCGAGCAGACCATGGGCGAGTTCGCGGAGCCGATCATGACGGGAGAGGTCACGACCGACAAGATGCTCGGCGGGGAAGGCTACGTGGAAGCCACACTCGTCTCGACGTTGAGTCAGGTGCCCGAGTACCCGGATGTCTACATCGCGGGCTACGTCGACGGCAAGCTGTTCGGGGTCTGTTCCGACATGCCCGACATCCCCTCGAATGCGGGCTTCACGTCCGGTTGCTACCTGGAGGCTGTGTCGGCCGATTCTCAGGCCGAGTTCGCGGAGTTCACCGAGTTCCCGAAGGACGCAGAGTTCGAGGCGTACCTCGCTCTTGACCTCCCCTGGTGACCGCCGAGTCGGCGGCCACCCGAGAAGTGCTGTCGCAGGTCAGTACCAGTTCATCGCCTGCGAGTGACCCCACGCCGAGCAGGGGCTGCCGTACGCGCGCTGGATGTAGTCCAGGCCCCAACGGATCTGCGTGGTCGCGTTGGTCGCCCAGTCGGCGCCGAAACTGGCCATCTTGTCTCCAGGGAGTGACTGAGGGATGCCGGTGGCACCGCCGTCCTCGTTGTAGGCCTCGTAGTTCCAGCCCGATTCCTTCTCCCACAGCGAGTTGAGGCATTCGAATTCACCGCTGCCCCAGCCGTACTGGTCAGCGGCGATGGCTGCGGCGGTCGCCTTGGCGCCGTCGGGAGTGTTCGCGTTCGCGAGGGCAGCAGCTGCGGCTTCCGCAGCCGCAGCCTGCTGGGCAGCTTCGGCTGCGGCTGCTGCCGCTGCCTGACGTTCGCGCAGGGCAGCCGTCTGTGTGGTGACGGAAGCGATCTCGGCGCCTGCCTTGACTCGCACGATGGGCAGCTCCAATGAGGTGAGGGAGTCGACGTCATCGAGATCAGCCATGGCCTCGAGGAGGCCGGATGTGTCGACCGCGGTACTCGCCTCGCCGAGGTCGAGGCCGCTGCTCTCCGCCGCGGAGACAGCAGATGCGGCGTCCGTCAGCGCCGTGCGCCCGGCGACGACGGCCTCGGATGCTGCGGCCGCCTCGATGGCCGACGCCTTTGCATCGACGACGGACGACTGTGCGGTCATGGCCGCGACGGCCGGGGCGGCCACCGCGATTCCGGTGGCGACGAGAACACCGATGGCGAGCGTGATACCGACTTTGCGTCGACGGGCAGGGGAGTGCAACTGGTTCTTGAGCATGACGAACGTAACGGTCCTTAGGGTATCTGCGCCGTTTCGGGACAGCGCGCGCACCTCGGGTCAGGCACGCAAAGTAACGATTGTGCATCACTACTTCTGTGCGGAACCTCCGCGTAGCCTGAATGCCAGGTGTGAGCCCTGGCCGGTGTCAGCGGGTCGCGGCTGCGTTCCGACCTGCAGTTCGCCGCTGCCTCGTCGCCTCGTAGAGGATCGCGGCGGTCGCGTTCGCGGCGTTCAATGAGGTCGCGTGACCCGTCATCGGGATGCGGGTCAGCACGTCGCATGCGTCCTTCCATGCCGCCGACATGCCGGAGTGCTCGTTGCCGGTCACAAGCAGCGTCGGCTTCGTGAGGTCGACATCCCACACGTCGTGCGTACCGTCCTCATCCGTTCCCACGATCTGAATGTCGACGCCGTCGGCGCGCAACTGCTCGATCCATTCGAGAGCGGGGCGGATGCTGGGCAGTCGAACCGTCGGCGTCATGATCGCCGAGCCCGTCGAGGCGCGCAGCGCCCTCGGGTCGTAGGGGTCGGCGGCGTGCCCGGTCACGATGACGCCGTGTCCGCCGAGAGCATCGACCGAACGCACGATCGAACCGATGTTGCCGGGAGAAGCGGGGCGATCGAGGGCGACGTAGAGTGCATCGGCCGGTGTCGGGATCCGGGAGAGGTCGTCTGCGGGAATCGCCACGATCAGCAGCAGCTCCGGTGCCTCCTCCTCGTCTTTCTCACCGAGCTCAGCCATGAGGTCCGGTGCGACGAGCCATGAGGTCGCACCGGCGGACTCCACGGTTGCGATGGTCTCGGAAGCCCACCGAGAGCGACCGTTCACGTGCGTGATCAGCACTGCCCGTACCTCGAGGTCGGACTCCAGGACGAGGTTGATGGGGCGTACGCCCTGCACGATCATCTCGCCGGCGCGATTGCGTTTCGTGCGATTGCCGAGAAGGGTCTCCCAGTACTGGAACGTCGCGTTGCGCGTGGAGACCGCCTTGGTGTTCGAGACCGGCTTGGTGCGGTGCTGGCGGGGTTCCGAAGGCATGGAGACGAGCGTACCCGGAGGCGTGCGAAAAAAATCAGTACTCACTGTTGCTAACTACCGGTACTTAGTGTTACCGTCTACTGGTAGTCAACAACACTGAGTAGATGAAGGAAGTGATCCGATGGGCAACCAGATGACCGAGATGCTCAAGGGCACGCTCGAGGGCATCGTTCTCGCGATCCTGTCCGTCCAGCCGGCGTACGGGTACGAGATCACGGCGCGGCTGCGCGACGAGGGCTTCGCCGAGATCGCTGAGGGCACCGTGTACGCACTGCTCGTCAGAATCGAGCAGAGAGGCCTCGTGGACGTGGAGAAAGTCCCGTCCGAGAAGGGGCCGCCGCGCAAGGTCTACTCCATCAACCCGCAGGGACGGGAACAGCTCGTCGAGTTCTGGGGGACGTGGAGTTTCCTCGTGGAACGCATCGAACACCTACGACACACCGACAACATCACCGACAGCACGACCACCGAAGGGAACTGAGCATGGCAAGCAAGTGGATCGAAGCGGTCACCGGATCGCTCGAGCAGAAGAAGCAGTACAAGCATGACAAGGCCCGCATGGAGGCTCTCTCCGAGCCTTACCGCACCGTCGCAACAGCGATGCACCGGTACTTCATGTACTACGGCGGCATCACCAACGGCGACACCATCACCCAGATGTTCACGGATCTTGTCGACCTGTGGGAGAGGGCAGCCGTCGACGGCACCCCGGTGCGGGACATCGTCGGCGACGACCCGGTGGACTTCACCGAGACGTTCGCAAAGTCCTACCAGGGCAAGGAATGGATCGACAAGGAACGCGCCCGCCTCACCAAGGCGATCGACGGTGCAATCGGAAAGGAGACCCGCTCATGACCACCGCAGCCATCCAGGTGCGCGGCATCCGGAAATCGTTCAAGGACCTCGAGGTGCTGCGCGGCGTCGACTTCGACGTTCAGGCAGGGAGCATCTTCGCGCTTCTCGGCTCGAACGGCGCAGGCAAGACCACGGTCGTGCGGATCCTGTCGACACTGCTCAAGGCCGACGGCGGCAATGCCACCGTTCAGGGCTTCGACGTTGCGAAGGCGCCGAACGAAGTGCGCCAGTCGATCAGTCTGACCGGTCAGTTCGCCGCAGTGGACGAGGTGCTCTCAGGACGGGAGAACCTCATCCTCGTCGCGAAGCTGCGTCATCTGAAGAACCCGGGTGAGATCGCGGACGAATTGCTCGCTCGCTTCTCGCTCACGGATGCCGGCGCCCGCAGGGCGGCGACGTACTCGGGTGGGATGCGTCGCCGGCTCGACATCGCGATGAGCCTGATCGGCAATCCGCCGGTGATCTTCCTCGACGAGCCCACCACGGGTCTTGACCCGCAGGCGCGGATCGAGGTCTGGCAGACCATCAAGGAACTGGCGAAGAACGGCACCACCGTGCTTCTCACCACGCAGTACCTCGATGAGGCGGAGCAGCTTGCCGACCGGATCGCGATCCTGCACAAGGGCACCATCATCCAGAACGGCACGCTCGCCGAGCTCAAGGCGCTTCTCCCATCGGCGAAGGTCGAGTACGTCGAGAAGCAGCCGTCACTCGAGGACGTCTTCCTCGCCCTCGTCGGCGAGACGGGCGAGACCGAAACCGCGGCACCCACAGGAAAGGACCTCTGACATGACTTCCCACGTTCTCAGCGACACCCGCGTCCTCACGGGCCGGTCGCTGACCCACATCCTCCGCAGCCCGGACACCATCATCACCACGGCGGTCACACCGATCGCGCTGATGCTGCTGTTCGTCTACGTTCTGGGCGGCGCGATCAACACCGGTTCCGACGAGTCATACATCAACTACATGCTCCCCGGCATTCTGCTGATCACGATCGCATCCGGCATCGCATACACCGCCTACCGGCTGTTCCTGGATATGCAGGGCGGCATCTTCGAGCGCTTCCAGTCCATGCCGATCGCTCGGTCGAGCGTGCTCTGGGCGCACGTGCTCACCTCGTTGGTGTCGAACATGATCTCGGTCGCGATCGTCATCGGGGTGGCGTTGCTCATGGGGTTCCGCACCGGAGCATCCTTCGGTGCCTGGCTTGCTGTCGTCGGCATCCTGATCCTGTTCACCCTCGCCCTCACCTGGCTTGCGGTGATCGCAGGTCTCTCGGCGAAGACCGTCGATGGAGCGAGTGCATTCAGCTACCCGCTGATCTTCCTCCCGTTCATCAGCTCGGCGTTCGTGCCGACCACCTCGATGCCCGGCCCGGTTGCCTGGTTCGCCGAGCACCAGCCGGTGACCTCGATCGTCAACAGCATCCGCTCGCTGTTCGCCGAGCAGCCTGTGGGCTCGGAGATCTGGGTCGCACTCGCATGGCTCGTCGGCATCCTGGTGGTTGCCTATGGCTTCGCGATCGCCATCTACCGCAAGAAGATCAGCTGATCGTTCACGGCGAGAGCCGAAAGGGCAGTTCGGTGCGGCCGTCGGATTCCGACGACTGCACCGAACTGCCCTTTCGGTGCGCTGGTTACGAATCGCGTACGCGATCGGCGCGAAGATCAGCGCGCCAGAATCCGATAGGGAACTCTGTGCTGGGTTCCCGGTGAGGGGTTCGGCGCGGCCAGGATGTCCAGGATCGTGTCAGAGGCCTGTTCGACACCGTGGTCGACGGTGGAGAAGGTCGGGATGTGGAATCGGCCCTCTTCGATCCCGTCGAAGCCCATGACCCTGACCGATGCGGGCACCGGAATGCGCGCACTGCCGAGCGTATAGAGGGCGCCGAGCGCGAGACTGTCGCTGAAGCAGAGCAGTCCGTCGAAATCAACGCCCGCATCGAGCAGACGCTGGACAGCGACAGATCCTTCGGCTCGATTGAAATGCCCGACGGAGGCGAGCAACGTTGTGTCGATCTCGATCCCGGCATTCGTCAACGCCTGTCGGTATCCGTCGAAGCGCAGTTGCGAGGTCGCCGAAGGGCCGGAGTCCTGCAGGCCGACGACCGCGATACGCCGGCAACCCTGACCTATGAGATGTTCGGTGGCTGCAGCTGCGGCGGAGACGTTGTCGATTCCGACGTGGTGCACGCTCGGCCCTATGAGCGCCTCGGCCTGCTCGCCGATGACGATGAGGGGTGGCGTGGTGCTCCGTCCGGTCAGGTCGTCGG
The DNA window shown above is from Microbacterium murale and carries:
- a CDS encoding DNA polymerase IV, producing the protein MAAWVLHVDMDQFIAAVEVLRRPELAGLPVIVGGRGDPTERAVVSTASYEARAFGIGSGMPLKIAARKAPPDAVFLPVDHAAYEQASEDVMTALRALPGVVLEVIGWDECFLGIETDDPEATAREAQAAVLSATDLHCSVGIGDNKIRAKIATEFGKPRGIFRLTEANWFEVMGEKSTRDLWGVGPKVHKRLAAHGIGTVRELADSDAEELIREFGPKMGVWYHGLGSGLGPSVVDDTPWVARSHSRETTYQQNLTTPSEVEAAVRELAGHAFDDCAAEGRPVIRVHLKVRYAPFETKTFGRKLPEPATDREAVMAAAAALAATLDADREVRLLGVRAEMAMPETGDAVERTPVRGRI
- a CDS encoding PadR family transcriptional regulator, whose amino-acid sequence is MGNQMTEMLKGTLEGIVLAILSVQPAYGYEITARLRDEGFAEIAEGTVYALLVRIEQRGLVDVEKVPSEKGPPRKVYSINPQGREQLVEFWGTWSFLVERIEHLRHTDNITDSTTTEGN
- a CDS encoding phospholipase, with translation MLKNQLHSPARRRKVGITLAIGVLVATGIAVAAPAVAAMTAQSSVVDAKASAIEAAAASEAVVAGRTALTDAASAVSAAESSGLDLGEASTAVDTSGLLEAMADLDDVDSLTSLELPIVRVKAGAEIASVTTQTAALRERQAAAAAAAEAAQQAAAAEAAAAALANANTPDGAKATAAAIAADQYGWGSGEFECLNSLWEKESGWNYEAYNEDGGATGIPQSLPGDKMASFGADWATNATTQIRWGLDYIQRAYGSPCSAWGHSQAMNWY
- a CDS encoding TrmH family RNA methyltransferase, giving the protein MPSEPRQHRTKPVSNTKAVSTRNATFQYWETLLGNRTKRNRAGEMIVQGVRPINLVLESDLEVRAVLITHVNGRSRWASETIATVESAGATSWLVAPDLMAELGEKDEEEAPELLLIVAIPADDLSRIPTPADALYVALDRPASPGNIGSIVRSVDALGGHGVIVTGHAADPYDPRALRASTGSAIMTPTVRLPSIRPALEWIEQLRADGVDIQIVGTDEDGTHDVWDVDLTKPTLLVTGNEHSGMSAAWKDACDVLTRIPMTGHATSLNAANATAAILYEATRQRRTAGRNAAATR
- a CDS encoding helix-turn-helix transcriptional regulator, yielding MIDRAGLAEFLRRRRDVLQPEDVGLPRGQRRRTDGLRREEVAALCHMSSDYYARLERGTGPLPSEQMIASIAQGLHLSTDERDHLFRLAGHRPPSRGASSDHISPGMLRIFDRLQDTPAEIVTELGETLRQTPLGVALTGDLAHLSGPQRSIGFRWFTDPRSRELYDPAEHEFLARLWASGLRQVASVRGPESRAAHLAGLLLESSEEFRSVWDRQEIGVRPKETKRFIHPEVGPLDLACQNLIDPASSHALLVYTASPGTDSYEKLRLLAVLAPSSVR
- a CDS encoding LacI family DNA-binding transcriptional regulator, which produces MARVTLADVAARVGVSAKSVSNVVNGTGWVSNEVRDRILEAIDDLGYRPNLAARQLRNGRSGLIALVIPDLREPYFAEFAARFVTTAQHRSLTVLVAQTGGDRAAELAMMAGEGFPALDGIVMSPLRLTPDDLTGRSTTPPLIVIGEQAEALIGPSVHHVGIDNVSAAAAATEHLIGQGCRRIAVVGLQDSGPSATSQLRFDGYRQALTNAGIEIDTTLLASVGHFNRAEGSVAVQRLLDAGVDFDGLLCFSDSLALGALYTLGSARIPVPASVRVMGFDGIEEGRFHIPTFSTVDHGVEQASDTILDILAAPNPSPGTQHRVPYRILAR
- a CDS encoding DUF1048 domain-containing protein, producing the protein MASKWIEAVTGSLEQKKQYKHDKARMEALSEPYRTVATAMHRYFMYYGGITNGDTITQMFTDLVDLWERAAVDGTPVRDIVGDDPVDFTETFAKSYQGKEWIDKERARLTKAIDGAIGKETRS
- a CDS encoding SDR family oxidoreductase — its product is MARRNIDITISPLAGSRAVVTGGSDGIGLRIVTRLALAGAELVLPVRNTRKAEAAVTGILEKAPDAQITILPLDLSSLESVARFGEDMARDGRPVHLLINNAGVMTPPTRQTTRDGFELQFGTNHLGHFALASHLLPLLRAGRARVTSQISIAANQGAINWADVNWERSYDGMRAYSQSKIAFGLFGLELERRSQAHGWGITSNLSHPGIAPTSLLSARDEIGRTEDTLGVRVIRWASKRGIVAGTPETAALPALYASTSPDAVAGRLYGPRGIGHLGGGPAEQKLYSRLRSEQDAERMWQVSEKLTGVSFP
- a CDS encoding ABC transporter permease, whose protein sequence is MTSHVLSDTRVLTGRSLTHILRSPDTIITTAVTPIALMLLFVYVLGGAINTGSDESYINYMLPGILLITIASGIAYTAYRLFLDMQGGIFERFQSMPIARSSVLWAHVLTSLVSNMISVAIVIGVALLMGFRTGASFGAWLAVVGILILFTLALTWLAVIAGLSAKTVDGASAFSYPLIFLPFISSAFVPTTSMPGPVAWFAEHQPVTSIVNSIRSLFAEQPVGSEIWVALAWLVGILVVAYGFAIAIYRKKIS
- a CDS encoding ABC transporter ATP-binding protein; the protein is MTTAAIQVRGIRKSFKDLEVLRGVDFDVQAGSIFALLGSNGAGKTTVVRILSTLLKADGGNATVQGFDVAKAPNEVRQSISLTGQFAAVDEVLSGRENLILVAKLRHLKNPGEIADELLARFSLTDAGARRAATYSGGMRRRLDIAMSLIGNPPVIFLDEPTTGLDPQARIEVWQTIKELAKNGTTVLLTTQYLDEAEQLADRIAILHKGTIIQNGTLAELKALLPSAKVEYVEKQPSLEDVFLALVGETGETETAAPTGKDL